CGCAAATGTCGCAGGCCGTGCTTACCTTAACGGAAGCTAGAAATATAAAAAGTAAAATTAATTTTCTCATGGTGCTGCAAATGCTGTATTCTTGATGAAAGTAGGGTCGTCTAAGGTTTTAAGAAAAGCCAGTAAGTCTGTCTTTTCATCTTCCGTTAATGGAATCCCCAAAACTCCATCTTTTTTTAATTCAGCGTCTAGCGTTTCAGAATAGTAAACCCCATTATCGTAATGTTCTAATACCTGCTTTAAAGAAAGAAACTGCCCATCATGCATGTAAGGAGCGGTATAGCTAATATTTCTTAAGCTTGGCACTTTAAATTTATAATTATCGTTAGCGTTTTCGGTAATAATAGCCCGTCCTAAATCGGGGTCTCTAGCATAAATTTGTAAGCCATTATTTCTAAAACTGCCGTCTGTAAAAAGCTCCGTACCGTGGCATGAAGCACACTTAGTCTTAAAAATAGAGAGTCCAGATATTTCAGCATCAGTAAATTCTCCGCCAGGTTCATTTCTTACAAACTTGTCATACTTAGAGTTTGCCGAAACTAAACTGTTCATAAACTGACTTAAAGCCTTAAGAAAGCCTTCTGTAGTTATTTCTTCGGAGCCATAGGCTGCTTTAAACATCTTAGGATAATCTTCTGTAGCTCTTAGTTTGTCAAGCACATTACCCAGTTCTTCGTCCATTTCTACGGGATTGACTATTGGTGCCACCGAAAAGAAGTCTAAATCAAAAACGCCTCCATCCCAAAAGAACAAATTCATAAAAGCGGTATTCTGAACAGCAGGAGCATTCCTTGTCCCTATTTTATCATCAATTCCGTGACTGATAGAATGTCCGTGATGTGTAAAAGCATAGGTTTGGCTATGACACTCTGCACAGCTGATGGTGCCATCTCTGGAAAGCTTACCATCATAAAATAATTTACGACCTAATTCAAAGCCCTCGTCTGTCACCGGATTCTTAGAAAAATCATAGGTAGGCTGAGGGAAATTCTCTGGCTGATAAAACAGTTTTTCTCCCGTTTCATCCACAGGGTTTAGCACTGTTGATGACCCATTACAAGCCATCAACAGTGTACCCAAAACAGCTAAATAGATTAGCTTTTTCATATTTTAATGTACGTGGTCTACCGTAAATGCAGACATATAATTCGCAGACACGCTTTTACCTATCATTGGATTATGAATAGCTGGCGTTTCAGCTAAAGAAATGGTATTAGCACCATCCATTACCTTAGAGACATCAAATATCACATGTACTTGCGGTGAATTTGACGCACTCACGGTAACACCATCTAAGTGAAGGTCTATCTGCTCAAGGTTATTAGGTGTCGCGGCATCTCTTCCTCCAAAACCTCCAATATGAAATTCAAACTTGTCGCTTCCTTGTACATCCACAACAGCCGAATTTCCTTCTATTTTGAAGAAAATATACCCCATATTCCAGCTCCAATACATATTATCATCACCATAAGAAGCCACATCTAAAACACCTGTACGGGCAGAAACGTCTGAAATACTTTTCAGGCTATCTACGCCTACAGTGAATGTTAAATGAGAATAATTTCCGCTAGGTACTTCTGGTAAATCAATAAATTGAGAACCTGTATCAGACTCTTTGACAAGAAAATACTGATCTGGAAAAGAAATCATCTCGCCCATGTCAGACATCAAACTCACATTAGACACAAAATAGTTTAAAGTACTTACCGTGTACTCTTCGCCGCTACCATTAGTAGCCGAGGTAGTTCCTAAGACTAAATCCGTAGAACCAAATCTGTTATCAAACTCTACTTGTACTGTGTTTGTAGCGTTTGGGTCTTCTCCCATGGAATCGTCATCACATGAGGTAGCAAAAATTGACAAGCCTAAAAGGCCAATATATAATTTGTTAGAAAATTTCATTTCAATTGTTATTCTTAAAATTTTGTAAATAAATCAATAGACATATACAGTCGCTTCAAAACATGAAGTGCCATATGGTCAATAAAATAAAAACGATAAATAATTAAGAAATAACCTTCGGAGGATGAAAGATAGAGAAAGCTAGTTCGCTTCCATTTAAATGCTGATGACCAGCAATAAGTCCTTGTAATTCTGTAATAACCACTGTCTGAGAAAAGTGCCAATCTGCATTACCAGATACACACTCAAAACCTAAAAGCTTATCAACAAAAGTGGCAGTTGCCTCATTTTCGTCGTGCTCTTGAGCAGCCTTTAATTGTTTAGCCAAATAACACTGACCATCACAATTTAGCTCTGGACGCTCTTTATTGACACAAAAGTTTTCAATGATGAAGTCTTTGCGAAGCTCATAATTAAAGAATATAGCAGGTACCACCATTGCCTTTACCAGAAGTAAAGTCAACAAGCTAAGTGCCCCTATTTTTCTTAAATTTTGCATCCTGCTGAATTACACCACAAAAGTAAGACGTAATCTTTTATAAAAAATTGCGGTTGGTCATATTATCTTGGTTTTTTATAAAGAGGCACCGTACTGCATGGCTCACCAAACATTAGGCTCTTCACTATAGGCTGAAGTTTGCGAGAGACTTCTACATATATTTCCGCCGGTACATCTACTTTACTGCAGCCTTTTACCACCACTCTAGCGTCGCGGTATTGTTCAAAATCTATATTTAGAAGTGCTTCTTGATAAAGTTTAACTTCCAAATCTTTCAAAGTGCCTTTTACCACACAGTTTGCCACAGGCTCTAACTTTAAAGCCAAAAGCATATAAGCCCAAGTTGGAATGATAACATCTTCTGAGCAAGTGATGGCTACATTTTTACCCTCATACTGCGACCAATCGTGTTCTTTAAGAAATGTTCTAAAGTCTTTCTCTTTCAGAATCATGTCCATGAAAAGATTGTCTTTCAAATCATAAACCACACGCTCTCCTGCGTGATAAGAATCTTCTAAATCTAAACTAACCAGCCCACTAGTGGCTACTCTATTAATGATTTCTTCTGCCATGTATTAAGAACCTTCTTCTGGTTCAGAAAGTTTAGTTTGGTCAGAATCTTCATCCTCTTCCTGAAGCTGTTCTGTTTCTAGCTCTTCTTCAATTTCGACAACTGGTGGAGCTAGGTTAACAGGTGCTTTTTCAAAATATTCTAAAGCCAAAGCATAATTCCAATGTTTTAAAACAAACTTACTGAACACAAATAGTTGCTGAAAAACAGCCATCAATGCAATGGTTAAAGCCGAAGTCATGCCAATATATTTATCTAAAAGCAAATAAATAAGGAGTATACAGAAACCTAGACCGATGGTCATCCAGAAATAAACCAGAGGCGTTTTCTGCCTAAAAACATAATAAAAGGCCTCCCAAAAAGCCTTTACAAAGCCAATTCTTGGCTCTTTATAAATAAATACCTTGGCATAAAAACTGACTGTTAGTCCGTAAGTCATTAATACAAAAAGGAAGATACTTGGCGGAATAAGCCATAAAACATAGCCTCTTTCTGTACTCCCATTTGCTATAGCAGCAAATATAAAATAGACGAAGCCAGCTACTAAGAAGAATACAAATAGAAGAATTCCTATCAATAATAGTAACCCAAAGTATTTAGGAAAGTGTGAAGCAGATTTCTTAAAAAAACGACCAAAAGAAAAACCTTGCTTTAGATTAGCTAACTGGTCAATTACCCCACCAGAAAAGAAAGTATAAACGATAGAGCCCACAAAACCCGACAATAAAGCATACTTGAAAACAGGTTTAAAAGCCTTGCCAGAAGCCGCCATGAAATCGCTAAAAATCATAAAACTAAAATCCGGCACTAATTCACTCAACAGCATACTGTGAGCAGCTTCTTTCTCTAGTATTTGATAAAAAAGAAACAATGGAAATGCCGTTAACAGCAATCCTACCACATACATAAAAATATGTGTAGGCCAGTTCCCCTTTACACGCTCAAAAGATGCCGAGAAGATATTTTTCATTGTAGTTTTTTGTTCTCCTTATGTCTATTCAGGTCTCGCTTGGTCTTTTTTTCTAGGTTCTTCTTCAAGGCATCTGTGAGGTCTATCCCAGTCTGGTTTGCCAAACAAATCAGCACAAAAAGCACATCCGCCATCTCATCTGCCAGGTCTTTATCTTTATCAGATTCCTTTTCAGACTGTTCCCCATATCGGCGAGCCATGATACTGGCCAACTCTCCCACCTCTTCTGTAAGAATAGCGGTATTGGTAAGTTCATTAAAATAACGAACGCCAATGGTATTAATCCACTCGTCTACTATTTCTTGCGATTCTTTTATGGTCATTTTTTCTATCTAGATTTAAGACAAAAGAACTGAGTTCCCCTATTTACCAAAAGACGGGATCGATTTATTATTTTTCGCATTCAAATCAGCTTGGCAGACTATTCTTTATTAACATATTTCATATTAAACAAATTAAGCCTGCTTAAGAAAAAACCTTCTTCTATCATTGATAGTGAGAATGGGCTTGTAAGTGAAATTTCATTCATCAACAATTCTCTTTCTCTTTTCACCATACGCTTCCAAAGTAATGGTGAAAAAAAAGCATTTTCAATATCTCCAATTAAAATAGAAGTTATAGCATTCTCTAGTTTCTTTTCAGAAAGATTCTCCAACTCATCGA
This sequence is a window from Arcticibacterium luteifluviistationis. Protein-coding genes within it:
- a CDS encoding cytochrome-c peroxidase, which gives rise to MKKLIYLAVLGTLLMACNGSSTVLNPVDETGEKLFYQPENFPQPTYDFSKNPVTDEGFELGRKLFYDGKLSRDGTISCAECHSQTYAFTHHGHSISHGIDDKIGTRNAPAVQNTAFMNLFFWDGGVFDLDFFSVAPIVNPVEMDEELGNVLDKLRATEDYPKMFKAAYGSEEITTEGFLKALSQFMNSLVSANSKYDKFVRNEPGGEFTDAEISGLSIFKTKCASCHGTELFTDGSFRNNGLQIYARDPDLGRAIITENANDNYKFKVPSLRNISYTAPYMHDGQFLSLKQVLEHYDNGVYYSETLDAELKKDGVLGIPLTEDEKTDLLAFLKTLDDPTFIKNTAFAAP
- a CDS encoding MbnP family protein; amino-acid sequence: MKFSNKLYIGLLGLSIFATSCDDDSMGEDPNATNTVQVEFDNRFGSTDLVLGTTSATNGSGEEYTVSTLNYFVSNVSLMSDMGEMISFPDQYFLVKESDTGSQFIDLPEVPSGNYSHLTFTVGVDSLKSISDVSARTGVLDVASYGDDNMYWSWNMGYIFFKIEGNSAVVDVQGSDKFEFHIGGFGGRDAATPNNLEQIDLHLDGVTVSASNSPQVHVIFDVSKVMDGANTISLAETPAIHNPMIGKSVSANYMSAFTVDHVH
- a CDS encoding DUF2480 family protein, whose translation is MAEEIINRVATSGLVSLDLEDSYHAGERVVYDLKDNLFMDMILKEKDFRTFLKEHDWSQYEGKNVAITCSEDVIIPTWAYMLLALKLEPVANCVVKGTLKDLEVKLYQEALLNIDFEQYRDARVVVKGCSKVDVPAEIYVEVSRKLQPIVKSLMFGEPCSTVPLYKKPR
- a CDS encoding nucleotide pyrophosphohydrolase; this translates as MTIKESQEIVDEWINTIGVRYFNELTNTAILTEEVGELASIMARRYGEQSEKESDKDKDLADEMADVLFVLICLANQTGIDLTDALKKNLEKKTKRDLNRHKENKKLQ